Genomic DNA from Novipirellula galeiformis:
CCCCAGCCGCTGACAATCAACTCACTGAACAAGAGCAACAGGCGGGCTGGCAGCTCCTCTTTAACGGCACGGATTACACTGGCTGGAAATGCAACAACGCAAAGGAAGTCGCTTCGGATGTTGTTGACAATGCGATGCAACCCTACAAGTCGGGCGGGTATCTGATCGTCCACGAAAAGCAGTTCGGCGACTTTATCTTGAAGTGTGACGTCAAGATGCCTGAGACCTGTAACTCGGGGATCTTCTTTCGCGTCGAAGATTTGGCCAATCCAGTGCACACGGGTTTCGAGGCCCAGATCGCGACCGGCAATGGCGTAGGCGTTCACGACTTCGGCGCAATCTACGATATTGTTCCCACGACCAAGAACGCATCCAAAGGGCCCGGCCAGTGGAACCACGTCGAAATCAAATGTGAGGGAGCGGAAGTTTCGATCAAAATTAACGGCGAACTGGTCAGCCAGCTGGATGCCGACGAGTTGGATCAGCCGGGCGAACGCGAGATTGCGGGCGATCACAAATTTAAATTGAACGGCAAGAGCCGCGCCATCAAAGATTTTGCCCGCGTTGGCTACCTCGGTTTCCAAGACCACGGTCATCCGGTTTGGTACAAGAACGTCAAGCTGTTGCCATTGAATTAGGGAGCATGACAAGGATTTCTGGTGCTGTATCCAGACGTTCGCTTGCGTTTCCCGCAAACGAAGAAAACAACTGTGACGGGGGGAGTTTACGGTGTTTTACTACCCCCGTCCCATTCTCGTTCCTGTGCTTATCTAGCTTCACCGCCAGCGTTTGAAAACTGAAAACTAAAAATGTCCGCGTCTTGGAGGTCAAATCGCAATCGAACCGGTTTTCCGGACAGCGATGACAAGTCCTGCGTGTCTTTCCAAACGACGGTCCTGGTGATGGAGTCTCCAAAGATTTCGGGGCAGTCCTGTAGCGCGAAGCCATCGACTGGCTTTCCCTCTCCATCCTGAATCTCGACTCGAATCGAGCCTGCCGCCGACGTCGCGAAGTTAAGCTCTAGCCGTGAGCCGTCAAAGACCAGTGGCTTGGTCAGCACCGAACCGCCTTTCCAACCAGCCCGCGCGGACACGAATCCGTCCTGCCGCAAGGTGTAGCGGCGGACGGTGGTCGAATCGCCTTGCCAGTAGCCTTCGGTCGCATAGAGTGAGATGTCATCGGGGGCGCCATCGAGATCCGATTTCGTTTGCAGCATGCCCCAAAAGATGAAGTTATCGCCGTAGACCCACGAGTCTTTCGTGGCGGGCCCTGGCCGGATAAAGGCTTCATCCCAGCGGGAAAAGGTCTCGCCGTCTCGACTGGTCATGAACGCCGCATCGGTCACCGTGGTGCCGTAGCGAGGGTGCTGCTTGGCACGATACTGACGCTCTTCAAGTCCCGGTAACTGTTCCATCGATGGCGACCAGCCGCGGTCCATGTAACGCATGGGAAAGCCCATGAGGATGTGCGGCGCGCGGTAGTAGGGCTGGATCTGATTGGTATACAGAGCCTGCTCCGCCGCGCCCGGGTAATCGAGCCACTGTGGTTCCGGGAAACGATTCGGATCGAGCGATGACGCCGTCATGATGCCCCGCACGCCCTGGTCGAATTGCCGGTGGTACTCGCGATAAACCTTTCCTACCGAATCCCAGAACATCAAATTCTGCGAATCGAAGGCACCGGTGGTGGTAAAGGGTTGCTTGCTCTTTAAACGAAAATGGACACCGTCCGCGGAGACGAGCAAATAGAGACCTCGGGGCTTGCTGCCCACGATCACAATCTTATATCGCTCTTCATCGGGACAATCTGGGTTCGTGTCTTTGAAAGTGGCTGTGTGAGCGGGACTGCCGCCGATCTCACTGACCATGTCGGCGTCGAGGATCAAGTTGTTCTTCGTCGACCCTTGGAACTCGACGATATCGAGTTCGGGACGCGTCCAGTGGATGCCATCGTGACTCTCGGCCAGACACAGCGTCTCCCACGAGTTCTTCTCCTTCTCGTAGGCCTTCGAGGCAGTGTGATGACCACCGCGATAGTACATCCGGAAGACATCGCCATCACGGAAGACGCTTTGATAGGCACTTCCATTTCCCTCCCACGGAGCATCGGTGCGAAAGACAATTTCACGCCGCTGCGGGCGATGCAATTCGAGCCTGGCATCGTCGAGTCGCTCGATCAGATATTGATCGACGAACAGTTCTCGCCGCGAACCGATGTTGATCGCCTCCGCACCACTGCCCTCTGATCCGTTCCCTCGCACCGTCGGACCCGCGACCGTGTAACCGATCGCTGAAGCGCCTAATAGTGTCGCCGATTTCATCCAATCGCGTCGAGTTTGCATGGTGTCATTTCCCATCAAAGAAAGATTGCGGAAGTCGATGTAAGCTGTCTTGGTCATACCATTGATTGCTCGATTATACCTCCAATGGACGCGGCGGTTGGTCAGATCACGTTCTTTCTTCACGATGTTGTCAAGTCGTTCCGTCAGAGAACAATGATCATCCGCAGAACACGTGAGGCACTTGGGCTGGATTCTATCACGACTCGCAGAACTAGCAGCGACACAATCAGGGACCGGCACCGGGTCCACGGACTGACGTCCGTGGCTGTTGCATGTCATCGCTTTGCGATTTGTAATCTGCCAGCCGTAACGCGACGGTAGGGGAAATAAATGTGGGGAAAACAAATGTGATGGGGGCGTTTACGGAGCTCGTCACTGAATCTGGCATACGCGGCCACAGCGATCATGTCTGCCAATTCTCCGGGAGCGTCGGCGGCGTTGATGATCTTCGTCCTCGGCAGCAGAGATTTCCTCCGGTTGCCAGTGCATCATCAGCCTTCTTGATAAACATCCGCCTGCGGGTTGCCGCCGGATTTGAGATACGCGATGAGATCGAGTATCTCATCGAGCGTCAGCACATCCATCAAACCGGATGGCATCAGCGACAGACTTGCTGGCGAAGTTTGCTCGATTTCCGCTCGCTTTATCGCCACCGTCTCAGCTCGCAGCGAATCGGTTTGGACCGTGATTACGGTAGCGGATACGCCGATCGGTCGCCCAGTGATGACTTGGCCGCTGTCCAGCACGTAGGTACTCAGGCGATACTTCTCGTCAATCACTTTGGACGGTTGGACGATTGATTCCAGGAGCGCGTGTTCGTCAAAGCGGCGTCCGACGTGCGTCAGATCCGGTCCCGTGGGACTGCCCTGCTCGCTCACACGATGACACTTCATGCACTGCGCTTTAGCCAATGCGGCGCGGCCCTGTTCCCATGACCGACCGTGACGCGTTCGTGGCAGTTCGGTTTCCAGCTCTTCCCACGTCCACTGTTTGACAAATGAGGCAGAAAGCGATTCGTCTCCGCCAGATTCCTCGGTGGCAAGTGCCAGCATGTCCAATCGAGGTTTCAGATGTTTCTGTTCCGCATCGGTCAAGGTGGCAATCGCATCTTCATGAATATGTTGCAGTGAAACGCTCAATAACTTCCCGCCCTGATAACGGCGAGCGGCCAACAGTGAATCAAAAAATGACTCACGCGTTCCTGCCGTCCAGCCTTCGGCAACACGAGCCAGCCGCTGCGAATAAAAGACGACGTCTTCCTGGCTGATCGCCGTGCGGATCAATTCGACCGTGCGCGGTACCACGTTGGGTGCCTGTAGGTAGATCAGCAAACCGCATAATTCACGATTCACGTAGCTGCTGGTCTGCGGATACAGCGGACTGAGTCGCGCCAGCACTTGGGCGCGGTCCGATTCAGAAGGATGGCCTTGGCGGATGAAGCTCAATTGCCACACCCGTAGCGCGTCCAGCAATTGTTCTCGGCCGAGCGTCCGCAGCGGCAGTCGATCCAGCGCCGCCAATAACTCGGGCTGGTCCTCAGCACGCCCCAGTCGAGCCAGCGCCAGCAGCGCGGCAATCGACGCGGTCGGCCGCGATTCGCTCAACGCACGTTCACGCCACAGTGCCGGATCCTGGCGTTCAATGGCCAGCCGGGCGGCAAATCGCAGCCAGCGATCTTCACTGTCTAGATGAGGCCATGCGACGTCAATCGCGTTGGCGTCGCGTTTGCTGTGCCATTGTTCTAACTGGTGCCGTAGTTGACGCGCCGAGGTTGCTTGCTGTGCCTGATCGGCTTGCTGTGGGGTGAGCGAGATTGCCGCAGCATCAGGACCATCGTAGGTAACTCGGTACAGTCCCGATTGCGAACCGCGACCGCCGGTGATGAAGTACATCGCTCCATCGGGGCCAAACGTCAGGTCGCAGACGTTCAACGCTCCGCCTTCCAGGAACACTTTGTACTCTGCGTCATAGCTGGCACCACGCGGCGTCAATTGGACCTGAAAGATGCGGCCGTGCTGCCAGTCACCCATAAACAAAGACTCGCGGTAGCCGGGCGGAAAGTGAGACCGCGTGCCGAACTCCAGTCCCGTGGGTGACCCCAATCCGGTATCGAGTGTGGTCGGCAGAGAGTCGGCGAAGTATTCCGGCCACTTACCCGTGCCCCAGCGCCAACCGTATTCGCCGCCGGAGACGACGTGATTCAACCGAGTCGGGCGGTACCATGGCAGCCCGACATCCCATTCCATGTCCGCGTCGTAGGTAAACATTTCGCCGTCATCGTTGAAGGCCACGTCGAACTGATTACGGAAACCACCGGCGATGATCTCCCAGTTCTTACCCTTGGGATCCGTCTTGGCAACATACCCCACGCGAATATCCGGCACGGCGTCCCGCGACTCGGGCAGCAGGTGGTCGTCCTGGGGATCTCGATAGGGTGAATCGACCGCGAAACCCTCCGGAAACGCCACGTCATTACCGTTGACGATGTACAGCATGTTGTCGGGGCCCAACACAACTTGATTGGGACCATGTCCATAGCGACTCTGGTAATCGAACGCCTTGAGTTCCTCAACGGAATCAAACTGGTCATCCCCGTTGGTGTCGCGTAACCGGTAGAAGCCGCTGGCGTTCGTTGCACAAACATACAAACTGTCGTGCGCCCAGAGGATGCCGCGACAATGTTTCAACGTGTCTTCGATCACTTCGAAGCGATCCACACGCTCACGATCGTCGCTCAAAGACAACCTGACCACACCTCGCTTGTCGCGTCCCAGAACGACTCGGCCTCGATTGTCGAACGTCATGCTGATCCATGACCCTTCGCCTTTTTTCGCTGATCGCAGCAATTGCGCGCGAAACCCGGGGGGCAAAGCAATCGAATCCACCGTGGTCGCCTGGCCACCGCCTGGAAGATCATCATTGCTATAAACGGGCGAGACGACGCAGCACATCATCAACAGCAGAGCCCCTCGCGCAGCGTCATGGAGTCGGGGGGCGTGTCCAAAAGCCAGACTTCGCGTTTTCAAAATAGGGTTCCCTGTTGAAACGTGGTTCGCTGTTAGATTCAAAACGTAAACACAGAGGCCGAATGAGCAGACTCGGTCGCGGCCGCCATCCAAGCTGGGGAGAAATCAAATGAGTCAGAGAAACCAAGTGCTCAAATTTGTTTATCTCGGATCCACTTCTCTGTGCATCGATTTCTTCCGTTAAATCAGATTTCTGGCGGTTACGGACCATTGTAAACGCAGCGCTGCATCGGTGTTCTCTCTCGATGTGATTTTCCCGTGGCCGAGTTATCTCACAGCAGGCGGCGGCGTTGTCGAACTCGGGGACAATCGTCTGCGATTAGTCTGTGCCAGACAACGGTTCCAGGAGCCGTTAACGTGATCTCGGTTGTTAATCGCGGTTGTTGATTCGCTTCGTTTGCTGTCTCGTGGTTGCGTTCGTTTCCAAACTTCTCATGGTGCGTTTGATCTTTTCGAACGAACTATCAAAATGCCTCGGACCTCAACGCTCGGATCACTCCGCAAGCGTTAACGTGGCATAACGCCGACAAAGGTAGGGCGTGGTATCACGGTCGCCCACGCCACTGCGCACGCCATCGTACTCATCCGCCAACACACCGTATTGAATGGCCGTTGCCTTGGAGCAGGCCGTCGATCGTGAGCAGGCCGTCGATCGTGAGCACGGCGGAGCGACGCGGCTTAACCGTAGACGCAGGCATCATCCACGCCCAGCATGCGCAGATAGACCGACAAAATGCCTCGATGATGCACGGTGTGATTCAACACCCACGTCCGCAAGCATTCTCCTTTGCTGAGCGTCATCAGGGTCTGCTCGCCCGCTTTCATCGTCCACAGCTTGGCCATCGTTTCGTCGGAAGTACCCGCAAGTGCCGCTCGCGCGGATAGGAGGTTTTCGTCAAAGGCTGCGAGGATTTTGGCTGGATCGTCCAATGAAGGTGTTTGGTAAGCGGGACCGTCCGTCGGAGCCAAATTGAAAACGTCTTCATCAATAATGAACTTCGTCCAGCCGACAATTTCTGCGAGGTGGTTGGCGTTCCAGCCGAGTGTGTGAAGAGTCTCGTTGGCCTTCCATTCCAATTGGTCCGCTGGAACTTTTTCGAGGACTTTGCGGGTTTGAGCCATTTCTCGCTCGAGTTCGGGCAGCATTAATTCTGCGATCGTCATCGGGGACGTTCCTGTGTCGTAGTGTTTAGGGTTAGGCGTATGAGGTTTAACGATCTTAATCGATTCGTTTGTTGGTCGACTCGGGGTGTCAGGTTTTCACTGCTTGGTGCGGATCGGGTGGCGGATAGGATACATCGATAACCATCTAAAAGTCTTGTTCTTCCCATTCGTTTTTTGAAGGCCCCCCCATGTTTTTTGGACAGATCGATCGGTTCCGGATTTTCGCGATGGTCGCCGCGACCTGTTGCGCAGGGATCGCGACGACCGATTTGATGGCGGACGATTGGCCAGGATGGATGGGGCCGTCGCGGGACGGAGTGTACCGCGAAACGGGAATCATCGATGCGGTGCCTGAGGAGGGGTTGAAGGTCAAATGGCGGACCCCAATCGCCGGCGGCTATGCCGGCCCTGCGGTCGCCGACGGACGGGTCTTCGTGTTCGATTACCTGAAGACCGAAGGCGAAGCGTTCAACGATGCTGGCCAACGAGCCAACTTGAAGGGCCAAGAGCGGTTGACGGCGCTGGATGCCGAAACCGGCAAAACTCTGTGGCAATACGCCTACGATCGTCCTTATAGCATCTCGTACCCCGCTGGCCCGCGATGCACGCCGACCGTGGACGGCGATCTCGTCTACATTCTGGGCAGCGAAGGTGACTTGCAAGCCTTGCGAGTCTCAGACGGTGAAGTCGTTTGGAAACGCAATCTGCCACAAGACCTTGGCGCCGAGGTTCCGATTTGGGGATTCGCGTCTCATCCGTTGATCGATGGCGATACGCTGTACACGATGGTTGGTGGCGAAGGACAAAGTATCGTGGCATTTGACAAGTGGACCGGCGAAGTGAAGTGGAAGGCGATTGACGGTAACGCCGGTTACTGCACCCCATCGATCATCGATCACGGCGGTGCACGCCAATTGATCGTCTATCACCCCACGGCGGTGACCAGCTTGAATCCGACCACGGGCAGCGAGTACTGGAGTATCCCGATCGCTCCGTCATTTGACATGTCGATCGCTCGTCCGATGGTGGACGGTGATTTGATGTACGCCAGCGGAATTCGCAGCGAGTCGTTGATGATCCAATTGGATCGTGACAGCCCGAAAGCCAAAGAAGTGTGGCGAGGCGAACCCAAAGAGGCGGTTCACAGTGCCAATGCGACACCGATCTTCACAGGCGGCGTTGTCTATGGAACCGATTGCGTCCAAGGCAACTTGATTGCTGTGGATGCGAAAGACGGATCGCGGTTGTGGTCGACTTTCGAAGCAACAAAGCCCGATGAGAAACGATTCATCAAACACGGCACTGCGTTCTTGACTCGCTTGGCCGACACCGACCGCTATCTCATCTTCAGCGAAACGGGCGACTTGCAAATGGCCAAGTTGACCGCCGCCGGATTCGAAGATTTGGGGCGTTTTCATGTTTTGGAACCGACCGCCGAAGCGTTCGGTCGTTCGGTGGTGTGGAGCCATCCGGCGTATGCAGGTCAAACGGCGTTCGCTCGCAACGATCATGAAATCGTCGCCGTCGACTTGGCCAAATAAGTGGCCGCGTGAAAAAGATGCTGCGAGATGGACGTGGCGAGAGCGGGGCGTTGTCGGAGATATGCAGCGTTGAACCGCGTTTAACTTGTCCGGCTCTGTTGTCGCGACGTCGCTCTCGCGCCGGGGACTGCCCTACGTCGCTGTGCAGGTTCCTTTACGGCTCGCTCGGTTGCCGAGTTGCGGAACGCCAAGCGGTGGGAGGATGCGATGCGTGGTTAGGAATTAACGCGATCATCAGCAAAAACAAGCCAACCACAATGTGATTTTGATGGACCGCGGGTGGGGGTGTGTCGAAAAAACGGCCCCACAGAATCAAGCCCACCGCAACCACCAAAATCAGCAAATGGGCATAACGCGTCGGTCGCCAATACGAGAGGCCCGCCAGAGTGCAGATCAGCAGCGCGATGCTAAGATCCCCCCATAAAATCATCGCATCGGCCTGGGATCGAAAAATAAACGGACTGGCCGCTAACCACACCGCTGTCATAATTTCGATCATTCGTCCCCACATCACGCCACCTCTCGGGAGAGTAGTTTTTCGCCAGCTTGGTCTAGTTCATCGCTGCGGTATCCCCATACCGCATTCCAGAGCAAACGTTTGTCGTGATGGTCCTTCCATACGATGTACAGGTAGGTCAGCGAGACGCGGACTTCATCCCACGCCCAATACACGAGAGTCAGCGAAATGGCCGCTGTCACCAAGCATAGGAAACACCACTCTCCGATGACAAAGGCTTGGAACAGGACCAACACCGCGCTGACGACCCCTAATGGAATGACATCGATGCCAAATAAAATCACCAACCACGGGCGGTATTGCCAGCGCCGCGTCGATCCGGCAAAACCAAAAATGGCGTCGCCCAGGTAAGCCAACACTCCGAGCGCCGCATCGTGAATCCCCAAGATGCCGTACATCGTCTTGGCGGTGTCCGACTTGAGCACGCGGTTGCTGCTGTCACCGAAAACAGGATCCCAGCTATTTTCAATCAGCCCCCATTGGTACAGCGATAAATGAGCGGACAGAATTGCCGCAACAAAGGCGAGTAAGCAAATCGGGATTCGCTGACTCCACGCCGACGGATTGTGTTTGTAGGGAGGAACCGGACGGTCAAGCGGTCCGATGGGTTGGCGGTGCGTGGAGGGCGACGATTGACGCATCTTCGTTCCTGATGTCTAGCGGCGCTGGGGTATCGCGGCGGTCGCAAATGGGCTTGGCGAGAGGCGGGACGGCACGCCCCGATTCATCGCTGTAGTCCGTTCTTGCGATACCATCGATCGGGATCCGATTTCAATTCATCGAGAATCTTGGGTAACGTGCTCGATAGCGTGTGTTGTGGTAGCCAACCGAGCAGCTCCTTTGCACGGGAAATGTTCACGGCATAGTGATCGTCTGCCATCGCCACCATGAACGGTTTGATAAAGGCATCACCACCTTGCAACGTGTCGCTCACTGCCGCCCCCACTTTCGCGACCGGCTTGGGAATTCGCATCGTCATCCACTCTTTGCCGTGGAGTTCTTGGCCAATTAGGTTTTGGAGCGTTTGATAGGAAAGGGTTTCCTCTTCCGCGATCAAAATCGCGGTTTTTGGCGGAATCGCTTCACGCCGCTCGACCGTGCGAACGATCGCATCGACGGTATCCTCCAAGTGCACCGCTGCTTGGCCAGCATCGCTATCGCCAGGAAAGAAGTGCCCCTGGAAATCTTGTTCGTAAATGCGTTTGATTTGTTGCACGAGTGTCGGTTGCCGTCCGTAGTCGGTGTAGATGCCTGCGACACGCAAAAAGACCGATGGCACATCGGGATGCCCTTCTCGAATCAATCGCTCCGTCTCAATCTTACTCGCCGGGTAAGGCCACTTCGCTTGGAGTGGATCGTCCTCGCGGATCGTCTCGCCTACCACGCAAGGAGCATGCACTAGCATGGTGCTGGTAAAGATAAACTGCTCATACTCGAAATCATCTAGCGCGTTCAGTAAGCGGTCGGTTCCTTTGACCGTGACAGTGTCGTAGAGGTCGCTGTCTTCGCCGGAGAAATCGTAATAGGCCGCCATGTGAACCACGCTGGCAAGTTTCCCCGATGACAAACGGCGGACTTTCTCAACCGCACCCTGGACCGTCGAATAATCGGTTACATCACATTCAACGTCGTGCACGTGCGGATGGGCTTTGGGTGGTTCGGGTAACCCGACGCGATCGAATCCAAACACTTCATAACCCGCTTCGGCCAAACGATGGCAAACGGGTTGTCCGAGCAAGCCGGAACTGCCGGTGACGATCACACCAGGACGTTCGATGGACATCGTTGTGATGGGGTTGAGAGTCTCGAGATGAATTAGGACGTTGGTGTCCGCAACGACATCCACAGCGACGCAACTGGCATGCCAAGCCCCTTCACGCCAAGTGAATAACGCGGCGTTACACGGTTTAAAACACGGCCAAACCCGCCAGACACACCCGGCGGTGGGCTCCTAGGACATTGGACGCCGCCATGCGGCAGGCCCCCAACCGCACTGCCGAATAAGTGGTGCTCAGGCCTGGTAAACGGGTCGCTAACGCAACCAAGCTCGCCCCCAAAATACTCTGGCCCATATCGGATTGATCCGCGATCACTTCGCCAGAGACGGCGACGAGGTAACCGCCGACAAGCACGGTCTCAGTAGGCCTGCTGATGGGAGAGCAACCAAGGCGATCAATGTCACACCAGCCATCTTGAGAGAGGAAGGAAGTAAAAATAAGGTCAACGGTCAACGACGGAGCACAACCGCATCGGTCGTGTTTCGATCGCGTTCCTCCAGGCGGCACTGCATGCAAAATGCTGCCCTGCCCTGCCCTACCCTGCCCTATCTCAATTTAACTCCACTCAACTGTTAGCTCGGTTGACGGTTTGTTTGACGACTCGCCAAATCCAGCCGACAAACAAGCCCAACACAATCGCTGTGCTGACCCAGCTCAACGGACCGACCAGATCCTGGTATTGGTCGCCAAACCACCAGCCAATTCCCGCCAATAATGCAGTCCAAATCACCGTGCCAATCGCAGTCAACAGCGAAAAACGACCGAGCGGCATCTCGGTGAATCCAGCGGGCACGCTAATCAAAGTGCGCAGTCCTGGAATCATTCGGCACAACAACACTGCGGCACTGCCCCAATCATCAAACCACGCTTCAACGCGGTCCAAGTCTTGACGCCCGAGTGTCAGCCAAACGCCGTGACGGTCAATCCAGTGGGCGAGTCGTTCTTTACCTATCCAACGGGCAAGCAGGTACCACGCCATGGCACCGGCAAACGACCCCGCACTACCAGCGACGACGACAGCGATGAAGGAAGCATCGCCTTGGCTGACCGAATAGCCTGCCCAGGGCATGACGACTTCCGAGGGGAGCGGTGGAAAAAGGTTTTCCGCCAGCATCAAAAAGCCGACACCCACGGCGCCGAACTGTTCTAGAAATTGAGTGATCCATTGATTCATGCCCCCTAACCGTGGCAATTTGCGTGCCGAAGGCAAATCGCTTGCGGGTGTCAACGCATTGCGTTGGCCTAGCAGAACCGTGTTGCTGACAGCGACCCTAATCCCAGCCGACCTCGACGAAGACTCATGCTCGCTTTCTTCTTTGCTTGGCTTCCTCGGTGGGATCATAGGAGATTACATTGCCGGTTCCCCTCGTTGATAATCGAGAGTGTCTCTTTCGGTCGACAAGCGTTGCTTGGTGGTCGTTGCGATTGAGATGTATGATTGACCGCGGCAGGATTCGTTTGCAAGCTGAAGTACAGCTTGGACCTTGGATCGATACCCAACCGAGAACGCAAAGTCACAGGATGAAAACAAAACCGCATGTCGTTATTGTGGGGGGCGGCTTCGGCGGGCTCGAAACCGCGAAGCGACTCCGCAAAGCGGATGTTCGTGTGACGTTAATCGATCGTCGCAATTATCATCTCTTTCAACCGCTGCTTTACCAAGTCGCCACGGGAGGGTTGTCACCGGCAAACATTGCCACCCCGCTGCGCGCGATCCTTGGCAAGCAAGCGAATTGTGAAGTGGTGTTGGCCGAAGTGACAGGTTTCGACGTCGCCAATCAGACTCTCTTGTTGGCCGATGGCGAGCTTGAATATGACATTTTGGTGGTCGCCGCAGGAGCAACCCATAGTTATTTTGGCCGTGATGATTGGGAGCCACTCGCTCCGGGGTTGAAAACGATCGGCGATGCCACTCAGATCCGCCGACGCATCTATTTGGCGTTCGAAGCGGCCGAACGGGAGACCGATCCGGAACTACGCACCGCGCTGATGACCTTTGTCATTGTCGGCGGTGGGCCAACCGGCGTGGAATTGGCCGGGGCATTATCCGAAATCGCCGAACATACGTTGAAGCATGACTTTCGGCACATCAATCCCGAAGACGCACGAATCATGATCGTCGAAGCCGGCCCGCATCTTTTGGGGTTTTATCCCGAGGAACTGTGCAAACGAGCCGAAGAAAAAGTGCGTTGCTTTAACATCGAAGTTCACACGCATACCAAGTTGGTCGAAATCACCGGCGAGCACGTCCGCTTGCAGACCGGCGAAGGAGACGTCGTGGTGCCGACTCGGACGGTGTTGTGGGGCGCCGGGGTGAAGGCCAATCCGTTAGGGAAAAAACTCGCCGCCGCTTGTGCGATGGAAACCGATCGAGCGGGACATGTGGCCGTCAATGAACACCTCAACCTTGCCGGACACGAGAATGTCTATGTGATCGGTGACATCGCCACCTGCCTTGGCGAGCAAGGTAAACCGCTACCGGGACTCGCGGCGGTGGCGATCCAACAAGGGGCGTATGTCGCCAAGACGATCGCCGCCCGAGCGAACCAAACTTGGAAGCCCACGCCCTTTCGCTACCACGATCGAGGGACGATGGCGACAATCGGACGCGCCGCCGGGGTGGCTCAGATCGGAAAACGACAATTCTGTGGCTTCTTTGCTTGGTTATTGTGGTTGTTCGTCCACCTGATGTTGATCGTGCAATTCCAAAATCGCGTGCTGATTCTGTGGCAATGGGCGTGGAATTATGTCACGTTCAATCGCAGTGCTAGACTGATCACAGGCGATGAAGAGGAAGTGATTGTCCGTCCGCATCACAAGAGAGAACCAGAGCACCGAGATGCCGACGAGAGAGAATCGCTCGTGTGACATCGCAAACTTGTTTCCGTTCATTGCATCCACGGCAAACGAACAAGGTTTCATCGGTCAATCACCACGGAAGACGCTTCATGAGTAACCGTCATCAAGTCACGTGTTCAATTTGTAAGAAAAAATTCCCACTCGCCGAAGTCACGCCTAGCCGGTTGGTTCGTCCAGCGATGGCAGCATTGATTGTCGCCGATCATCCCGATTGGGACCGCGATAGCTATGGGTGTCACAATGACTTGAATCATTATCGCAGCCTGTATATGCAGGACATCCTGACCGCCGAAAAAGGTGAGTTGAGTTCGCTTGAGAAGGAGGTGCTCGATAGCCTCCGCGAACACGATATTTTGACTCAGAATCTCA
This window encodes:
- a CDS encoding 3-keto-disaccharide hydrolase — its product is MKNIVLLFAATFCTLACSSVSPAADNQLTEQEQQAGWQLLFNGTDYTGWKCNNAKEVASDVVDNAMQPYKSGGYLIVHEKQFGDFILKCDVKMPETCNSGIFFRVEDLANPVHTGFEAQIATGNGVGVHDFGAIYDIVPTTKNASKGPGQWNHVEIKCEGAEVSIKINGELVSQLDADELDQPGEREIAGDHKFKLNGKSRAIKDFARVGYLGFQDHGHPVWYKNVKLLPLN
- a CDS encoding DinB family protein yields the protein MTIAELMLPELEREMAQTRKVLEKVPADQLEWKANETLHTLGWNANHLAEIVGWTKFIIDEDVFNLAPTDGPAYQTPSLDDPAKILAAFDENLLSARAALAGTSDETMAKLWTMKAGEQTLMTLSKGECLRTWVLNHTVHHRGILSVYLRMLGVDDACVYG
- a CDS encoding vitamin K epoxide reductase family protein, whose product is MRQSSPSTHRQPIGPLDRPVPPYKHNPSAWSQRIPICLLAFVAAILSAHLSLYQWGLIENSWDPVFGDSSNRVLKSDTAKTMYGILGIHDAALGVLAYLGDAIFGFAGSTRRWQYRPWLVILFGIDVIPLGVVSAVLVLFQAFVIGEWCFLCLVTAAISLTLVYWAWDEVRVSLTYLYIVWKDHHDKRLLWNAVWGYRSDELDQAGEKLLSREVA
- a CDS encoding SPW repeat domain-containing protein, translating into MWGRMIEIMTAVWLAASPFIFRSQADAMILWGDLSIALLICTLAGLSYWRPTRYAHLLILVVAVGLILWGRFFDTPPPAVHQNHIVVGLFLLMIALIPNHASHPPTAWRSATRQPSEP
- a CDS encoding DUF7133 domain-containing protein; its protein translation is MKTRSLAFGHAPRLHDAARGALLLMMCCVVSPVYSNDDLPGGGQATTVDSIALPPGFRAQLLRSAKKGEGSWISMTFDNRGRVVLGRDKRGVVRLSLSDDRERVDRFEVIEDTLKHCRGILWAHDSLYVCATNASGFYRLRDTNGDDQFDSVEELKAFDYQSRYGHGPNQVVLGPDNMLYIVNGNDVAFPEGFAVDSPYRDPQDDHLLPESRDAVPDIRVGYVAKTDPKGKNWEIIAGGFRNQFDVAFNDDGEMFTYDADMEWDVGLPWYRPTRLNHVVSGGEYGWRWGTGKWPEYFADSLPTTLDTGLGSPTGLEFGTRSHFPPGYRESLFMGDWQHGRIFQVQLTPRGASYDAEYKVFLEGGALNVCDLTFGPDGAMYFITGGRGSQSGLYRVTYDGPDAAAISLTPQQADQAQQATSARQLRHQLEQWHSKRDANAIDVAWPHLDSEDRWLRFAARLAIERQDPALWRERALSESRPTASIAALLALARLGRAEDQPELLAALDRLPLRTLGREQLLDALRVWQLSFIRQGHPSESDRAQVLARLSPLYPQTSSYVNRELCGLLIYLQAPNVVPRTVELIRTAISQEDVVFYSQRLARVAEGWTAGTRESFFDSLLAARRYQGGKLLSVSLQHIHEDAIATLTDAEQKHLKPRLDMLALATEESGGDESLSASFVKQWTWEELETELPRTRHGRSWEQGRAALAKAQCMKCHRVSEQGSPTGPDLTHVGRRFDEHALLESIVQPSKVIDEKYRLSTYVLDSGQVITGRPIGVSATVITVQTDSLRAETVAIKRAEIEQTSPASLSLMPSGLMDVLTLDEILDLIAYLKSGGNPQADVYQEG
- a CDS encoding PQQ-binding-like beta-propeller repeat protein — its product is MFFGQIDRFRIFAMVAATCCAGIATTDLMADDWPGWMGPSRDGVYRETGIIDAVPEEGLKVKWRTPIAGGYAGPAVADGRVFVFDYLKTEGEAFNDAGQRANLKGQERLTALDAETGKTLWQYAYDRPYSISYPAGPRCTPTVDGDLVYILGSEGDLQALRVSDGEVVWKRNLPQDLGAEVPIWGFASHPLIDGDTLYTMVGGEGQSIVAFDKWTGEVKWKAIDGNAGYCTPSIIDHGGARQLIVYHPTAVTSLNPTTGSEYWSIPIAPSFDMSIARPMVDGDLMYASGIRSESLMIQLDRDSPKAKEVWRGEPKEAVHSANATPIFTGGVVYGTDCVQGNLIAVDAKDGSRLWSTFEATKPDEKRFIKHGTAFLTRLADTDRYLIFSETGDLQMAKLTAAGFEDLGRFHVLEPTAEAFGRSVVWSHPAYAGQTAFARNDHEIVAVDLAK